In the genome of Deinococcus sp. KSM4-11, one region contains:
- the dnaX gene encoding DNA polymerase III subunit gamma/tau: protein MSAIYQRARPIRWDQVVGQEHVKDVLKAALEQGRVGHAYLFSGPRGVGKTTTARLIAMTANCSGPAPKPCGECESCLSVRAGSHPDVMEIDAASNNSVDDVRDLREKVSLAAMRGGKKIYILDEAHMMSRAAFNALLKTLEEPPGHVIFILATTEPEKIIPTILSRCQHYRFRRLTPEEVAGKLAGLARQEGVSAEPAALQLIGRLADGAMRDGESLLERMLAAGSAITRAGVEDALGLPPGERVRAVAAALVGGDPGAALSGAAQLYRDGFAARTVVEGLVAALGAALHAELGLSEEGRLDGADVPRLLKLQAALDEQEARFARSADQQSLELALTHALLAADGGGAGSAGSGAGAAVPADITQRLNRLEKELAGLRASGARPASVTAPVAEFDPAARRGAAPVRDVVTEAAASVGEVPAPAQGNWADVVRQASMQVRAFLKPARMHAEAGYVSLTYDGKNAFHAKQVVSKFDDLAKLVLQVFGPVVFELVVPDGGRKLKLGGPADPASAPAPATRPDPAPARAAPAPVAEVPEVAPFDPAPRRSVARGPTFDPVPEPPQATAAPQVTPDRPPPRPAARVATLDPPPEVRIPPSSPDDVAPAPLPEVEPPAWTLEHAADPAPAPADAQGGDRVPPPAAARDLYLGEIITEEPDWDDIGGPLETGGPDVAAQLVDAPFANLTVERPAPAPPPAAPLPGPTEPRQATAPARVGDIRAHPMYEDIKGRFSGRVREIGKNRSVPATSAQADDEPGEDEAEA, encoded by the coding sequence TTGAGCGCCATCTACCAGCGGGCCCGGCCGATCCGCTGGGATCAGGTGGTGGGACAGGAGCACGTCAAGGATGTCCTGAAGGCGGCGCTGGAGCAGGGCCGGGTGGGGCATGCGTACCTGTTCTCCGGCCCGCGCGGGGTGGGGAAGACCACCACCGCCCGCCTGATCGCCATGACCGCGAACTGCTCGGGCCCGGCCCCGAAACCGTGTGGGGAATGCGAGTCGTGCCTGAGCGTGCGCGCGGGCTCGCACCCGGACGTCATGGAGATCGACGCGGCCAGCAACAACTCCGTGGACGACGTGCGCGACCTGCGCGAGAAGGTGTCGCTGGCGGCCATGCGCGGCGGGAAGAAGATCTACATCCTGGACGAGGCACACATGATGAGCCGCGCCGCGTTCAACGCCCTCCTGAAGACCCTGGAGGAGCCGCCCGGCCACGTGATCTTCATTCTGGCGACGACCGAGCCGGAAAAGATCATCCCGACCATCCTGAGCCGCTGCCAGCACTACCGCTTCCGTCGCCTGACGCCGGAGGAGGTCGCCGGGAAGCTCGCGGGCCTGGCCCGGCAGGAGGGCGTGAGTGCCGAACCGGCCGCCCTGCAGCTGATCGGCCGCCTTGCCGACGGCGCCATGCGCGATGGCGAGAGCCTGCTCGAACGCATGCTGGCCGCCGGCAGCGCGATCACTCGGGCGGGCGTGGAAGATGCGCTGGGCCTGCCGCCGGGCGAGCGGGTGCGGGCGGTGGCGGCAGCGCTGGTGGGCGGCGATCCCGGCGCGGCCCTGTCCGGCGCGGCGCAGCTGTACCGGGACGGCTTCGCGGCCCGCACGGTCGTCGAGGGGCTGGTGGCGGCCTTAGGCGCGGCCCTGCACGCCGAACTGGGCCTGAGTGAGGAGGGCCGCCTGGACGGCGCGGACGTGCCGAGGCTGCTGAAGCTCCAGGCGGCGCTGGATGAGCAGGAGGCCCGTTTCGCCCGGTCGGCGGATCAGCAGAGCCTGGAACTCGCCCTCACGCACGCCCTGCTGGCCGCCGATGGGGGCGGAGCGGGGAGTGCAGGCAGCGGCGCTGGGGCGGCCGTTCCTGCCGACATCACCCAGCGGCTGAACCGGCTGGAGAAGGAACTGGCGGGCCTGCGGGCCAGCGGAGCCCGTCCTGCGTCGGTGACCGCGCCCGTGGCCGAGTTCGATCCGGCCGCGCGGCGCGGCGCGGCCCCGGTGCGGGACGTGGTGACCGAGGCCGCAGCCAGCGTGGGGGAAGTGCCCGCCCCGGCACAGGGCAACTGGGCGGACGTGGTGCGGCAGGCCAGCATGCAGGTTCGGGCCTTCCTGAAACCGGCCCGGATGCACGCCGAGGCCGGATACGTGAGCCTGACCTACGACGGCAAGAACGCCTTCCATGCCAAGCAGGTCGTGTCGAAATTCGACGATCTGGCGAAACTGGTGTTGCAGGTGTTCGGTCCCGTGGTGTTCGAACTGGTCGTCCCGGACGGCGGTCGCAAACTCAAGCTGGGTGGCCCCGCCGATCCGGCCTCCGCGCCCGCACCGGCGACGCGGCCTGATCCCGCTCCGGCCCGCGCTGCGCCCGCGCCTGTAGCCGAGGTTCCGGAGGTCGCTCCCTTCGACCCGGCTCCCCGCCGCTCCGTGGCACGCGGCCCCACCTTCGATCCCGTGCCCGAGCCTCCGCAGGCGACCGCGGCGCCCCAGGTCACGCCAGACCGGCCTCCGCCCCGGCCCGCCGCGCGCGTGGCGACGCTGGATCCCCCGCCGGAAGTGCGGATTCCGCCCTCCAGTCCGGACGACGTGGCCCCCGCCCCCCTGCCCGAGGTCGAGCCGCCCGCATGGACGCTGGAGCACGCCGCCGATCCGGCTCCGGCTCCGGCGGACGCGCAGGGCGGAGACCGCGTGCCGCCACCCGCCGCCGCCCGCGACCTGTACCTGGGTGAGATCATCACCGAGGAGCCCGACTGGGACGACATCGGCGGCCCGCTGGAGACCGGTGGGCCGGACGTGGCAGCCCAGCTCGTGGACGCGCCCTTCGCGAACCTGACCGTGGAGCGTCCTGCTCCCGCGCCGCCGCCCGCTGCCCCCCTGCCCGGGCCGACGGAGCCTCGGCAGGCCACCGCCCCGGCCCGTGTGGGAGACATCCGCGCGCACCCCATGTATGAGGACATCAAGGGCCGCTTCTCCGGACGCGTGCGCGAGATCGGCAAGAATCGGTCGGTGCCCGCCACGTCGGCGCAGGCCGACGACGAACCCGGCGAGGACGAGGCGGAGGCCTGA
- a CDS encoding ribonuclease J, with protein MTQNTNGQDGPVLPHLEVMPLGGMGEIGKNITAYRFEDEIMIVDGGLAFPDSHQMGIDLIIPRIDYLQQNAGLIKGMILTHGHEDHIGGLPYILPRLPKMPVYGAPLTLGLVREKLAEFGIKEADTDLREIDIDQNERVRIGKHFNIEFIRMTHSIPDNAGYILTTPVGRVLHTGDFKLDEEPSDGKLSDLAKIEQAGKDGVLLLISDSTNAERPGRTVSEMEVARNLEEVIKNCKGRVFMTTFASNVHRIQNTLDVAHRCGRRVVMEGRSMLKYAQVATQLGYMNAPDPFLTSEDVGQLQDQQILFVCTGSQGQPMSVLSRLAFGNHAKIALRRGDTVILSSNPIPGNEEAVNLVINRLYEIGVDVVYPPTYRVHASGHGSQEELATVLNLARPKFFLPWHGEPRHQINHAKLAQTLPRPPKRTLIAKNGDVVKLSADEFKVTGTVPAGAVYVDGLGVGDIGDDVLLDRVNMSQEGILIMTAILHPTPHVEVVSRGFVRANRDLDNQIRKVALESIETGMREKKRLEDVRDDMYGAVRRFVRKVTGRNPVLIPMIVD; from the coding sequence ATGACACAGAACACCAATGGCCAGGACGGGCCCGTACTGCCACACCTGGAAGTGATGCCGCTGGGCGGCATGGGCGAGATCGGCAAGAACATCACCGCGTACCGCTTTGAAGACGAGATCATGATCGTCGACGGCGGACTGGCCTTCCCGGATTCGCACCAGATGGGCATCGACCTGATCATTCCGCGCATCGATTACCTGCAACAGAACGCGGGGCTCATCAAGGGCATGATCCTCACGCACGGGCACGAGGATCACATCGGCGGCCTGCCGTACATCCTGCCCCGCCTGCCGAAGATGCCCGTGTACGGCGCGCCCCTGACGCTCGGGCTGGTGCGCGAGAAACTGGCGGAATTCGGCATTAAGGAAGCCGACACGGATCTGCGCGAGATCGACATCGACCAGAACGAGCGGGTGCGGATCGGGAAGCACTTCAACATCGAGTTCATCCGCATGACGCACTCGATTCCGGACAACGCCGGGTACATCCTGACCACGCCGGTCGGGCGGGTGCTGCACACGGGGGACTTCAAGCTGGACGAGGAACCCAGCGACGGGAAGCTCAGCGACCTCGCGAAGATCGAGCAGGCGGGCAAGGACGGCGTGCTGCTGCTGATCAGCGACTCCACCAACGCGGAGCGGCCAGGGCGCACGGTCAGCGAGATGGAGGTCGCGCGGAACCTCGAGGAGGTCATCAAGAACTGCAAGGGCCGCGTGTTCATGACGACCTTCGCCAGCAACGTGCACCGCATCCAGAACACGCTGGACGTCGCGCACCGCTGCGGACGCCGGGTGGTCATGGAAGGCCGCTCGATGCTGAAGTACGCGCAGGTCGCCACGCAGCTCGGGTACATGAACGCGCCGGATCCGTTCCTGACCTCCGAGGACGTGGGGCAGCTGCAGGATCAGCAGATCCTGTTCGTGTGCACCGGCTCGCAGGGCCAGCCCATGAGCGTCCTGTCGCGCCTGGCCTTCGGGAACCACGCCAAGATTGCGCTGCGCCGGGGCGACACCGTGATCCTGTCGAGCAACCCGATTCCCGGGAACGAGGAGGCGGTGAACCTCGTCATCAACCGCCTGTACGAGATTGGCGTGGACGTGGTCTACCCGCCCACGTACCGCGTGCACGCGTCCGGGCACGGCTCGCAGGAGGAACTGGCGACGGTGCTGAACCTCGCACGGCCGAAGTTCTTCCTGCCGTGGCACGGCGAGCCCCGCCACCAGATCAACCATGCCAAGCTGGCACAGACCCTGCCGCGCCCGCCCAAGCGCACGCTGATCGCCAAGAACGGCGACGTGGTGAAGCTCTCGGCCGACGAGTTCAAGGTGACGGGCACGGTGCCGGCCGGCGCGGTCTACGTGGACGGCCTGGGTGTGGGCGACATCGGGGACGACGTGCTGCTCGACCGCGTGAACATGAGCCAGGAGGGCATCCTGATCATGACCGCGATCCTGCACCCCACGCCGCACGTGGAGGTCGTGTCGCGCGGCTTCGTGCGCGCCAACCGCGACCTGGACAACCAGATCCGCAAGGTGGCGCTGGAATCCATCGAGACCGGGATGCGTGAGAAGAAGCGGCTGGAAGACGTGCGGGACGACATGTACGGCGCCGTACGACGCTTCGTGCGCAAGGTCACCGGGCGCAACCCTGTACTGATCCCCATGATCGTGGACTGA
- a CDS encoding aldo/keto reductase, giving the protein MNLRSYRTLGRSGLIVSPLALGTMTFGNAAWGSPDDESAQILDAYLKAGGNVIDTADVYSGGRSEALLGQLIADRKIRDQVVLATKFGFNARKGDPHAGGNGRKHIHQALEGSLRRLKTEYIDLYWLHVWDMVTPVEEVLQTLGDLVRAGQIRYFGLSDMPAWYAAKMATLAHAHHVPGPVAMQLEYSLVARDLEIEHAPAARDSGLGIVPWSPLAGGFLAGKYQQGSDQVTGQGRLSGSNPFQGPFTKFTARNWAILDALRGVAAEVGRPPAQVALAWLVAQPGVASTILGASRLSQLQDNLASLEITLTPEQLGTLNTAGAPATPFFTPDLRRVVFGGADVQNWDEQE; this is encoded by the coding sequence ATGAATCTCCGCTCCTACCGCACCCTGGGCCGCTCGGGCCTGATCGTCAGCCCCCTGGCACTGGGCACCATGACCTTCGGCAACGCTGCATGGGGCAGTCCCGACGACGAGTCCGCGCAGATCCTGGACGCCTATCTCAAGGCCGGCGGCAACGTCATTGATACCGCCGACGTGTACTCCGGCGGGCGCAGCGAGGCCCTGCTGGGCCAGCTGATCGCCGACCGGAAGATCCGGGATCAGGTCGTGCTCGCCACCAAATTCGGCTTCAATGCCAGGAAGGGTGATCCGCACGCGGGCGGCAACGGGCGCAAGCACATCCACCAGGCCCTGGAAGGCTCGCTGCGCCGTCTGAAGACCGAGTACATCGACCTGTACTGGCTGCACGTGTGGGACATGGTCACGCCCGTGGAGGAGGTCTTGCAGACCCTGGGCGACCTCGTGCGCGCCGGGCAGATCCGCTACTTCGGACTGTCGGACATGCCCGCGTGGTACGCCGCCAAAATGGCCACCCTGGCGCACGCGCACCACGTGCCCGGCCCGGTCGCCATGCAGCTCGAATACTCGCTGGTGGCCCGCGACCTGGAAATCGAACACGCTCCGGCGGCCCGCGACAGCGGCCTGGGCATCGTGCCGTGGAGCCCGCTGGCCGGCGGCTTCCTGGCCGGGAAGTACCAGCAGGGCAGCGACCAGGTGACCGGCCAGGGTCGCCTGAGTGGCAGCAACCCCTTCCAGGGGCCGTTCACCAAGTTCACTGCGCGCAACTGGGCCATCCTGGACGCCCTGCGCGGTGTGGCCGCCGAGGTGGGCCGCCCGCCGGCCCAGGTCGCGCTGGCATGGCTGGTGGCGCAGCCCGGCGTGGCCTCGACCATCCTCGGGGCCAGTCGGCTGTCGCAGCTTCAGGACAACCTCGCCTCGCTGGAGATCACCCTGACGCCCGAGCAGCTCGGGACTCTGAACACGGCGGGCGCTCCCGCCACCCCCTTCTTCACGCCGGATCTGCGGCGCGTGGTCTTCGGTGGTGCGGACGTGCAGAACTGGGACGAGCAGGAGTAG
- the clpP gene encoding ATP-dependent Clp protease proteolytic subunit, which yields MGIIPYVIEQTGRGERSYDIYSRLLKDRIIFVGTPIESQMANSIVAQLLLLDSQNPEQEIQMYINCPGGEVYAGLAIYDTMRYIKAPVSTICVGIAMSMGSVLLMAGDKGKRLALPNSRIMIHQGSAGFRGNTPDLEVQAKEVLHLRDRLVSIYHKHTDLPHEKLLRDMERDYFMSAEEAKQYGLIDSVIENTREVELVGGGA from the coding sequence ATGGGCATCATTCCTTACGTGATCGAGCAGACCGGGCGCGGCGAACGCAGTTATGACATCTACTCGCGCCTGCTCAAAGACCGGATCATCTTCGTGGGCACGCCCATCGAGTCGCAGATGGCGAATTCCATCGTGGCGCAGCTGCTGCTGCTCGACTCGCAGAACCCCGAGCAGGAGATCCAGATGTACATCAACTGCCCCGGCGGCGAGGTGTACGCCGGGCTGGCGATCTACGACACCATGCGCTACATCAAGGCGCCGGTCAGCACCATCTGTGTAGGCATCGCCATGAGCATGGGCTCCGTGCTGCTGATGGCTGGCGACAAGGGCAAGCGGCTGGCGCTGCCGAACTCGCGGATCATGATCCACCAGGGTTCGGCGGGCTTCCGGGGGAATACGCCGGATCTGGAGGTGCAGGCCAAGGAGGTGCTGCACCTGCGCGACCGTCTGGTGAGCATCTACCACAAGCACACGGATCTGCCGCACGAGAAGCTGCTGCGGGACATGGAACGCGATTACTTCATGTCGGCCGAGGAAGCCAAGCAGTATGGTCTGATCGACAGCGTGATCGAGAACACGCGTGAAGTGGAACTGGTGGGGGGTGGCGCATGA